One genomic segment of Myxococcus xanthus includes these proteins:
- a CDS encoding Ig-like domain-containing protein, translating to MSVRSRCRLLHPALLGLVAAAVLAGCSSEKSSPTVKSLRISPESFSLAVGIGADVTATATFSDGSTRDVTREASWSSTDAAIGTVSSEAGAAPQVRALAKGQTTLSATYSDVSAQARLDVTDATAVALSIEPKDLSLAAGLTQQLAATAAFSDGTSHGLTSDITWSSSNEAIAAVSESGLVRAGSPGEATLKARFGTLEATVKATVTAAVVTSVAVTPGDASMARGSTMMLTAMATRSDGTTVDVSNEATWSSSDASIVSLNKRVASGAALGGGRVTATFASVSGGTEVTVSEAAALAVTPAASMLIEGHPSQLHAEATLSNGRTQDVTASAAWTSDMTDVAVVSMTASTRGQVTPVGQGSATITATFNGLRGTGQVSVSKLSITSVVPTFQTMEDGVVSFTARITKALPPSTRLRWRVSVIRHNPPADLHLPPTDSPVVGQPVRYFSGAAGEVADRPETWTGGSETDASGAAYVGQDAGFEVVSTGLQGAEGHTYSFRTRFAIKGDYSFHLELFEVGAGGELVRIGDATELSATVGTMRATDDSELLLFTASPSAEAQTEEESFPQAFAVRPDGSQFRQITQAPTPFFSPRDVHSEVIRSPDRKSVVWVDGRDKFGGIYFQGLLYIADADGSRVRRLTQASSSLCGERMPEYSPDGQWISFMRSCSRDPYPGRDGLEFTFIIRADGTDERRVLISGINDMPPPVPISPLVFSSFSRDSKTLYTVQYATKGAQLWAFSLEDGSARSIINFSVQGQEMASIVRFPMELPNGDLLYHYWNEDVWTDTWLERIRPDGTGREIVRPVMRGSRGELLQSLFTLSPDGTKVAYTERDPVTGVNTIMVSNIDGSEAVSMKNPPAYFVRRIFWAR from the coding sequence ATGTCAGTGCGTTCCCGTTGTCGTCTGCTTCATCCCGCGTTGCTGGGGCTGGTCGCGGCGGCAGTCCTTGCCGGCTGCAGTAGCGAGAAGTCCTCCCCCACCGTGAAGTCCCTGCGGATTTCGCCTGAGAGCTTCTCGCTCGCCGTGGGCATCGGCGCGGACGTCACCGCGACCGCCACCTTCTCCGATGGCAGCACGCGGGACGTCACGCGTGAGGCCTCGTGGTCCTCGACGGATGCCGCCATCGGTACGGTGTCATCCGAGGCGGGCGCCGCGCCCCAGGTGCGCGCGCTGGCCAAGGGGCAGACGACGCTGAGCGCGACCTACTCCGACGTCTCCGCGCAGGCGCGGCTCGACGTGACGGATGCCACGGCTGTCGCTCTCTCCATCGAGCCGAAGGACTTGTCGCTCGCCGCGGGCCTCACGCAGCAGCTCGCCGCCACGGCTGCGTTCTCGGATGGCACTTCACACGGGCTCACCAGCGATATCACCTGGTCCTCCTCGAACGAGGCGATTGCCGCGGTCTCCGAGAGCGGCCTGGTTCGCGCCGGTTCACCCGGCGAGGCCACCCTCAAGGCCCGGTTCGGCACGCTGGAGGCCACCGTCAAGGCGACCGTCACCGCGGCCGTCGTGACGTCGGTGGCGGTGACTCCGGGTGACGCCTCGATGGCTCGGGGCAGCACGATGATGCTGACCGCCATGGCGACGCGCTCGGATGGCACGACGGTGGACGTCTCCAATGAGGCCACCTGGAGCTCCAGTGATGCGAGCATCGTGTCGCTGAACAAGCGCGTCGCGAGCGGCGCCGCGCTGGGGGGGGGCCGAGTCACCGCGACCTTCGCGAGCGTGAGCGGCGGCACCGAGGTGACGGTCTCCGAGGCCGCCGCGCTCGCCGTCACGCCGGCGGCGAGCATGCTGATTGAAGGCCACCCGAGCCAGCTCCACGCCGAGGCCACGCTGTCCAACGGCCGTACCCAGGATGTCACCGCGAGCGCCGCCTGGACGAGCGACATGACGGACGTGGCCGTGGTCTCGATGACCGCATCCACGCGTGGGCAGGTGACGCCGGTGGGGCAGGGCTCCGCCACCATCACCGCGACCTTCAACGGACTTCGCGGTACCGGCCAGGTGAGCGTGTCGAAGCTGAGCATCACCAGCGTCGTCCCGACGTTCCAGACGATGGAGGATGGGGTGGTCTCCTTCACGGCGCGGATCACCAAGGCCCTGCCGCCCTCCACGAGGCTGCGGTGGCGCGTGTCGGTGATTCGTCACAACCCGCCGGCCGATCTCCACCTGCCCCCCACCGATAGCCCCGTGGTGGGCCAGCCGGTGCGCTACTTCTCGGGCGCCGCGGGTGAGGTGGCCGACCGGCCGGAGACGTGGACAGGCGGCTCGGAGACCGACGCGAGTGGCGCGGCCTACGTGGGGCAGGATGCGGGCTTCGAGGTGGTCTCGACCGGGCTTCAGGGCGCGGAGGGCCACACGTACTCCTTCCGCACGCGGTTCGCCATCAAGGGCGACTACTCGTTCCACCTCGAGCTGTTCGAGGTCGGCGCCGGGGGCGAGCTGGTTCGAATCGGCGACGCCACGGAGCTGAGCGCCACCGTGGGGACGATGCGCGCGACGGATGACTCCGAGCTGCTGCTCTTCACTGCTTCTCCCTCGGCGGAGGCCCAGACGGAGGAGGAGTCCTTCCCGCAGGCGTTCGCCGTGCGCCCGGATGGCTCCCAGTTCCGTCAAATCACCCAGGCGCCCACGCCGTTCTTCTCTCCGCGAGACGTCCACTCGGAGGTGATTCGTTCGCCGGACCGCAAGTCGGTGGTCTGGGTGGACGGGCGAGACAAGTTCGGGGGCATCTACTTCCAGGGGCTCCTCTACATCGCGGACGCGGACGGAAGCCGGGTGCGGCGCCTCACCCAGGCGAGCTCGTCGCTGTGCGGAGAGCGCATGCCGGAGTACTCGCCGGATGGGCAGTGGATTTCGTTCATGAGGTCGTGCTCTCGCGACCCGTACCCGGGACGTGATGGCCTCGAGTTCACCTTCATCATCCGCGCTGACGGGACGGACGAGCGGCGCGTCCTCATCAGTGGCATCAACGACATGCCGCCACCCGTTCCCATCTCGCCGCTGGTCTTCTCCTCCTTCTCGCGCGACAGCAAGACGCTCTACACGGTGCAGTACGCGACGAAGGGCGCCCAGCTCTGGGCCTTCTCGCTGGAGGATGGGAGCGCGCGCTCCATCATCAACTTCTCCGTCCAGGGACAGGAGATGGCCTCCATTGTGCGGTTCCCGATGGAGCTGCCCAACGGCGACCTGCTGTACCACTACTGGAACGAGGACGTGTGGACGGACACGTGGCTGGAGCGCATCCGGCCTGACGGCACGGGCCGCGAAATCGTTCGGCCCGTCATGCGCGGCAGCAGGGGCGAGTTGCTCCAGTCCCTCTTCACGCTCTCTCCCGATGGCACGAAGGTCGCCTACACCGAGCGGGACCCGGTGACGGGGGTCAACACCATCATGGTGTCCAACATCGACGGCTCGGAAGCCGTCTCCATGAAGAACCCTCCGGCCTACTTCGTGCGGCGCATCTTCTGGGCTCGCTAG